One stretch of Deltaproteobacteria bacterium DNA includes these proteins:
- a CDS encoding tRNA-dihydrouridine synthase, whose product MPLAKLQIAAVEINPNLILAPMSGITNCCFRRLIKRVNPNAVGLVVSEFISVEALSRKNMRSVAMMKIHPEERPVAIQVFGHDIARVVDAAVMVEQSGADILDINSGCPVPKVVKKGGGAELMRQPAHLAELLRRVRKAISIPLTLKIRSGWDENNKNALEIGKIAADNGVDMLCVHGRTRSSLYRGEADWGIVDEVGRSVSVPVVCSGDVADGATARRCFDYENISALMIGRAVLANPWVFSEIKVAMNGGDFVAPGEIEIRNLLQEYREMLVQEFSDRAALGYLKQLSVKVTKRVPNLSAVRKNLCAAKTVREFEDSLKRLSS is encoded by the coding sequence ATGCCGCTAGCTAAACTCCAGATTGCCGCAGTTGAAATTAATCCAAATCTTATCCTTGCTCCTATGTCGGGGATAACCAATTGCTGCTTTCGTCGGCTCATTAAGCGCGTTAATCCAAACGCAGTTGGATTAGTAGTAAGCGAGTTCATTAGCGTTGAGGCTCTCTCGCGAAAAAACATGCGAAGTGTTGCAATGATGAAGATCCATCCCGAGGAAAGACCCGTAGCGATTCAGGTTTTTGGGCATGATATAGCTCGGGTGGTGGATGCGGCGGTTATGGTAGAGCAGAGCGGTGCGGATATTCTCGATATCAATAGCGGATGTCCGGTGCCTAAAGTCGTCAAGAAAGGAGGAGGTGCGGAACTCATGCGCCAGCCTGCGCATCTGGCAGAGCTATTAAGGCGCGTGCGAAAGGCAATCTCTATTCCATTGACGCTAAAAATCAGGTCTGGTTGGGACGAGAATAACAAGAATGCGCTTGAAATTGGGAAGATTGCCGCAGATAATGGCGTAGATATGCTATGCGTGCATGGAAGGACTAGGAGCTCGCTGTATCGCGGGGAGGCTGATTGGGGTATCGTAGATGAGGTTGGGCGCTCGGTTAGTGTGCCGGTGGTGTGTAGCGGGGATGTAGCCGATGGAGCTACGGCTCGACGTTGTTTTGATTACGAAAATATTTCCGCTCTTATGATTGGTCGCGCGGTTTTGGCAAATCCATGGGTTTTTTCTGAGATAAAAGTGGCCATGAATGGCGGCGACTTTGTAGCTCCCGGCGAGATAGAGATAAGAAATCTTTTGCAGGAATATAGGGAGATGTTGGTGCAAGAATTTTCTGATAGAGCTGCCTTGGGATATCTAAAGCAACTGTCTGTCAAAGTTACGAAGAGGGTTCCCAATTTAAGCGCGGTCAGGAAAAATTTATGCGCCGCAAAAACTGTGCGCGAGTTCGAAGATTCACTTAAAAGGTTGTCGAGTTGA
- a CDS encoding response regulator has product MNSRQEMCQIAFDLIPLPLAEVDENGKVMFANSALLSLCGLTLVEVYKKSFYSFCFLQAEDGAISFRGIKQESVMEVDLEHKSGEKHPYKLKIIPFQDLLSKSKARFFLILEPSQKEYRQQLEQSHKLESLGSLASSIAHDINNILAGVLGHVTFLRLSTSNSGSQLESIAAIEDGARKAAHLTREILDYARNESVGMHPINFSLVIAGGLNLFRGALPKNIQLRVASEKSDVFVLGDESKLSQLCMNLAVNARDALPSGGHIDVRVERVTVDAAKAPRHVGNPPRTLVAGEYARLSIEDDGIGMSKEVQKRIFEPYFTTKEAEGTGLGLATVLSIVESHLGAVEVTSRLGKGTRFDVYIPLCEGFFESEVDEEKDEVIPGGNERILVVDDEEVVRAVIQRSLEHFGYEVDIAKDGLDAVARYQNNRRSYKLVILDMMMPHMSGDEVFRRLREIDRDAKVLLVSGFSSEERAQSVLKSGGLGFIQKPFAVEELAREVRRCLDAAS; this is encoded by the coding sequence TTGAATTCCAGACAAGAGATGTGTCAAATAGCGTTTGATCTCATACCGCTTCCCTTGGCGGAGGTAGATGAGAACGGCAAAGTTATGTTTGCAAACTCCGCCTTATTATCTCTATGTGGATTGACGCTTGTTGAAGTATATAAGAAATCTTTTTATTCTTTTTGTTTTTTACAGGCTGAAGATGGGGCGATCTCGTTTCGCGGCATTAAGCAAGAGTCTGTGATGGAAGTTGATCTGGAGCATAAATCAGGTGAAAAGCACCCCTATAAGCTAAAGATCATTCCATTCCAGGATCTCTTGTCGAAGAGCAAGGCTCGGTTTTTCTTAATATTAGAGCCAAGCCAGAAGGAGTATCGGCAACAATTAGAGCAGTCTCACAAGCTAGAGTCGCTTGGATCCTTAGCTAGCAGCATCGCTCACGACATAAATAACATTCTCGCCGGTGTGTTGGGTCACGTAACCTTTCTTAGGTTGTCTACGAGCAATTCTGGTTCGCAGCTCGAATCGATTGCCGCAATTGAAGATGGTGCGCGAAAGGCAGCGCATCTCACGCGTGAAATTTTGGATTATGCTCGAAATGAAAGTGTTGGCATGCATCCAATAAATTTTAGCCTTGTAATTGCAGGCGGGCTCAACCTCTTCAGAGGAGCTTTGCCAAAAAATATTCAGTTGCGGGTTGCCAGTGAGAAATCTGACGTTTTCGTTTTAGGAGATGAGAGCAAGCTTAGCCAGCTCTGCATGAATTTAGCGGTGAACGCGCGCGATGCCTTGCCCAGTGGTGGGCACATAGATGTTAGGGTTGAGCGCGTAACGGTTGACGCGGCGAAGGCACCGCGACATGTCGGCAATCCACCGAGGACTCTTGTCGCAGGCGAGTATGCTCGCCTATCGATCGAGGACGATGGGATCGGAATGTCTAAGGAGGTGCAGAAGAGAATTTTCGAGCCATATTTTACGACCAAGGAGGCTGAAGGCACTGGACTGGGACTTGCGACAGTTTTGTCTATTGTAGAGAGCCATTTGGGCGCAGTGGAAGTCACTAGCAGGTTGGGAAAAGGTACACGGTTTGATGTGTACATACCGTTATGTGAGGGGTTTTTTGAAAGCGAGGTGGATGAGGAAAAGGATGAGGTGATCCCGGGTGGAAATGAGAGGATATTAGTCGTGGATGATGAGGAAGTTGTGCGCGCGGTTATTCAGCGTAGCCTTGAGCATTTCGGCTATGAAGTTGATATTGCCAAGGATGGCTTGGATGCTGTGGCGCGTTACCAAAATAACCGTCGCTCTTATAAACTTGTTATTCTCGATATGATGATGCCGCATATGTCGGGGGATGAGGTGTTTAGGCGTTTGAGGGAGATCGATCGCGATGCCAAGGTTTTGCTGGTGAGTGGTTTTTCTAGCGAGGAACGTGCTCAAAGTGTCCTTAAATCCGGGGGCTTGGGTTTTATTCAAAAGCCATTTGCCGTGGAAGAGCTCGCTAGGGAAGTGCGCAGGTGTTTGGATGCCGCTAGCTAA
- a CDS encoding DEAD/DEAH box helicase: protein MTKDRKYIREQKAKFFTGMGVPKPAPFVPDAFQNDAIRFLEQKLDTLVIAPTGSGKTFIAMRAIENILERGGRTVYTAPLKALSNAKYMEFRSRFEPQYSVGLLTGDRKIEGDADIVVATTEIYRNELYSSRGSYDLVVLDEFHYLADSQRGPVWEESVILSPRSATLLMLSASISNPQDIAQWIETIRHRQVMVVSVEKRPVELRLGFLHPTYGVIPLEDKDQKASSAVEEFYGKQGFKGPGGKSWARFRKGSSRAG from the coding sequence GTGACAAAGGATAGAAAATACATACGGGAGCAAAAGGCAAAATTCTTTACCGGCATGGGTGTTCCTAAACCAGCACCGTTTGTGCCGGATGCGTTTCAAAATGATGCCATCCGTTTTTTGGAGCAGAAGCTCGATACGCTCGTAATTGCGCCGACCGGTTCAGGTAAGACTTTTATTGCCATGCGCGCTATCGAAAATATTCTAGAGCGCGGCGGTAGAACCGTATACACAGCTCCACTTAAAGCTTTGTCTAACGCAAAGTACATGGAGTTTCGTTCTCGTTTTGAGCCTCAATACAGTGTCGGCTTGTTGACGGGGGATCGCAAAATCGAGGGCGATGCCGATATTGTCGTGGCAACCACTGAGATTTATCGAAACGAATTGTATAGTTCGCGTGGGAGTTACGATTTGGTGGTTTTAGATGAGTTTCACTATTTGGCAGATTCGCAGCGCGGTCCGGTGTGGGAGGAGAGTGTTATCTTGTCGCCTCGGTCTGCTACGCTTTTGATGTTGTCGGCTTCAATATCTAATCCGCAAGATATAGCGCAGTGGATTGAGACAATTCGACATCGTCAGGTTATGGTTGTAAGTGTCGAGAAGCGGCCAGTTGAGTTGAGACTTGGGTTTTTGCATCCTACATACGGAGTCATACCACTCGAAGATAAAGACCAAAAAGCCTCTTCTGCAGTGGAGGAGTTCTACGGCAAGCAAGGGTTTAAGGGACCGGGAGGGAAGAGCTGGGCGAGGTTTAGGAAGGGGAGCTCGAGGGCGGGTTGA
- the trpD gene encoding anthranilate phosphoribosyltransferase, with translation MRDILNRLYNRRTLLSEEAREILKDIASGKFNACQVSSFLSVFKMRAITIDELQGFRDALLELCVHIDLSPYDVIDLCGTGGDHKDTFNISTLAAFVVAGSGISVAKHGNYAVSSICGSSNVLEHLGVEFCNSEESLRRSLERANICFLHAPLFHPAMRHVAPIRRDLGVATFFNLLGPIVNPARPKAQLLGVYSLELLRLYSYLFQGEQVDYVILHSLDGYDEISLTGPFKIAGRGVERVMESGDLGLSDVRAEDIRGGRTIPEAAKIFVNVLEGRGTRAQNDVVIANAAMAIYSCRSNTALETAVAMAREALESKGALKCFKEVLR, from the coding sequence ATGAGAGACATATTAAATAGGCTCTATAACAGAAGAACGCTCCTAAGCGAGGAAGCGAGAGAGATTCTTAAGGATATTGCGTCGGGGAAGTTTAACGCCTGCCAAGTATCTTCGTTCCTTAGCGTCTTTAAGATGAGGGCTATAACTATTGATGAGCTTCAAGGTTTTCGCGATGCCTTGCTAGAGCTTTGCGTGCATATCGATTTGTCGCCATACGATGTAATTGATTTGTGCGGAACCGGCGGAGATCACAAGGACACTTTTAATATATCCACATTGGCAGCGTTTGTCGTTGCGGGGAGTGGCATCAGCGTTGCCAAGCACGGTAATTATGCGGTTTCGTCTATTTGCGGTTCGTCTAATGTGCTCGAACATTTGGGCGTTGAGTTTTGTAATAGCGAGGAATCCTTGAGGCGTAGCTTGGAGCGAGCGAATATATGTTTCCTTCACGCACCCCTCTTTCATCCGGCAATGCGGCACGTTGCTCCTATTAGAAGGGATTTGGGGGTTGCCACGTTTTTTAATTTGCTTGGCCCGATTGTAAATCCAGCTCGCCCAAAGGCGCAATTACTGGGCGTTTATAGCTTGGAGCTTCTTAGGCTGTATTCTTATCTCTTCCAGGGAGAGCAGGTCGATTACGTCATTTTGCATTCGCTGGACGGATACGATGAGATTTCATTAACGGGGCCGTTTAAAATTGCTGGGCGAGGAGTTGAGCGGGTTATGGAATCTGGGGATTTGGGTTTAAGTGATGTAAGGGCTGAGGATATTCGCGGAGGCAGAACTATTCCGGAGGCGGCGAAAATTTTTGTTAATGTTTTAGAGGGAAGGGGCACGCGAGCACAAAATGATGTGGTTATTGCCAATGCGGCGATGGCTATTTACAGTTGTAGGTCTAATACGGCTTTAGAGACTGCCGTGGCGATGGCCCGCGAAGCTTTGGAGTCGAAAGGAGCGTTAAAGTGCTTTAAGGAAGTGCTAAGATAG
- the trpC gene encoding indole-3-glycerol phosphate synthase TrpC, with amino-acid sequence MSRLDEIIANKRRELEDKKNLCPVKMLESSIYCRRHALSLKGNLQRGDGVGLIAEIKRKSPSRGVINSAVSVEDLSVGYVRAGASALSVLTDNVYFGGKNEDLARARQLNEIPILRKDFIVDEYQVIEAKSIGADAVLLIAAVLAPDEIKSLSSFARQLGLEVLLEVHSEEELSRSLCDTIDIVGINNRDLRDFSVNVETSFKIFHSVPKSVLAISESGIESAETAKRLRDAGFRGFLIGERFMKEPRPEVACAVFVEELKRLLEGDASG; translated from the coding sequence ATGAGTAGATTGGATGAAATAATTGCCAACAAGAGAAGGGAGTTAGAGGACAAAAAAAACCTCTGTCCAGTTAAAATGCTTGAATCTAGCATTTATTGCCGCAGGCATGCGCTTAGTCTTAAAGGCAACTTGCAGCGCGGTGACGGGGTTGGACTTATAGCAGAGATAAAGCGCAAGTCGCCCTCCCGCGGGGTTATTAACTCCGCGGTTTCTGTGGAGGACTTATCCGTCGGTTATGTGCGAGCAGGGGCAAGTGCATTATCGGTGCTCACAGACAATGTTTACTTTGGCGGTAAAAACGAGGATTTGGCTCGAGCGCGGCAGCTCAATGAGATCCCCATTTTGCGCAAGGATTTTATTGTAGACGAGTATCAAGTAATAGAAGCAAAGTCTATTGGTGCTGATGCCGTATTGCTTATTGCGGCGGTGCTTGCTCCGGATGAAATTAAAAGCCTTTCGTCTTTTGCTCGGCAGCTTGGGCTTGAGGTCCTTTTAGAAGTTCATTCAGAGGAAGAGCTCAGTCGGAGTTTGTGCGACACAATTGATATTGTGGGGATAAACAATCGCGATTTAAGAGATTTTTCTGTTAATGTCGAAACGTCTTTTAAGATTTTTCACTCGGTTCCAAAGTCAGTGTTAGCAATATCTGAAAGCGGAATAGAATCTGCAGAGACCGCTAAGAGATTGCGCGATGCTGGTTTTAGGGGTTTTTTGATTGGGGAGCGTTTTATGAAAGAGCCGCGACCCGAGGTGGCGTGTGCGGTGTTTGTTGAAGAACTAAAGCGCTTGCTGGAGGGCGATGCAAGTGGATAG
- a CDS encoding cold shock domain-containing protein: protein MAETLRGVVKWFNDAKGFGFIEHETGRDVFVHYSVIAQEGFKTLKDGEEVAYELQEGDKGLHAARVDRIHLATQKAEGEGARLVPEAKDLNMTAPNLESGSLKSVNKPISESIEVEHTGDTSKQFETLFESESELSGAEKH, encoded by the coding sequence ATGGCTGAAACGCTGCGTGGTGTTGTAAAATGGTTTAACGATGCAAAAGGCTTTGGTTTTATTGAGCACGAAACCGGAAGGGATGTGTTTGTTCACTATTCAGTAATAGCGCAAGAAGGTTTTAAGACTCTTAAAGATGGAGAGGAAGTGGCCTACGAGCTTCAAGAAGGAGACAAGGGGTTGCACGCTGCAAGAGTCGATCGCATCCATCTGGCGACTCAAAAGGCAGAAGGCGAGGGCGCTCGGTTAGTGCCGGAGGCAAAAGACCTTAACATGACTGCTCCTAACCTTGAGTCTGGATCGCTTAAATCGGTAAACAAACCGATTTCCGAATCCATAGAGGTAGAGCACACTGGCGATACGTCTAAACAGTTCGAAACCTTATTTGAGAGTGAAAGCGAGTTATCGGGTGCTGAAAAGCATTAG
- a CDS encoding aminodeoxychorismate/anthranilate synthase component II: MFKILLIDNYDSFTYNLLYLLKQIGCKQVEVVRNDKFDISYVEQFDRVVISPGPGVPREAGLMLEVIRRYGSSKGILGVCLGHQGIVEVFGGSLINMDVVVHGKALPTRVIDPGEVLFKGLPETFLTGRYHSWVADKDSLPGCLKITAEDEAGRVMAVSHENFDVRGVQFHPESILTEHGDLIMRNWIALDSKSHTAK; this comes from the coding sequence ATGTTTAAGATTTTGTTAATCGATAATTATGACTCCTTTACTTACAACTTGCTATACCTCCTTAAGCAGATTGGTTGTAAACAGGTCGAAGTCGTGAGAAACGATAAGTTCGATATCTCTTATGTGGAACAATTCGATAGGGTAGTAATTTCACCAGGCCCAGGTGTCCCGCGGGAAGCTGGATTGATGTTGGAAGTTATAAGGAGATATGGTTCGAGCAAGGGGATACTTGGGGTCTGTTTGGGTCATCAGGGGATAGTTGAGGTTTTTGGAGGCAGTCTGATTAACATGGATGTGGTTGTTCACGGCAAGGCTTTGCCGACTAGGGTAATTGACCCAGGGGAAGTCCTGTTTAAGGGCTTGCCCGAAACTTTTCTCACTGGGCGCTATCACTCATGGGTAGCCGATAAAGATTCGTTGCCTGGGTGTTTAAAAATTACCGCGGAAGATGAGGCAGGTCGGGTGATGGCGGTTAGTCACGAGAATTTTGACGTAAGGGGGGTTCAGTTTCATCCCGAATCGATTTTGACCGAGCACGGGGATCTTATTATGCGAAATTGGATTGCACTTGACTCGAAATCACATACTGCGAAATGA
- a CDS encoding phosphoribosylanthranilate isomerase codes for MDSLQIKVCGMRDRQNIQEIASLRPDYMGFIFYPESSRYCGAVLDPEVVRQIAFSVGTVGVFVGDELEKVIDTVTHFGMNMVQLHGAETPEYCENLKLAKPELGLIKAFGIDGDEIPPSVSDYADVADYFLFDTRTASVGGSGKKFDWDVLRSYRGETPFFLAGGIGDASDVAKIRQLRWKLPRLLGIDINSRVEQEVGIKSVKKVREIIEELRK; via the coding sequence GTGGATAGCTTGCAGATTAAGGTGTGTGGCATGCGAGATAGGCAAAATATCCAAGAGATTGCTTCCTTGCGCCCCGATTATATGGGCTTTATTTTTTATCCTGAATCGAGCCGCTATTGTGGCGCTGTTTTGGATCCAGAGGTTGTTCGGCAGATTGCTTTTTCGGTTGGGACGGTTGGCGTCTTTGTAGGCGATGAGTTAGAGAAGGTGATAGATACAGTGACGCACTTTGGGATGAATATGGTGCAGTTACATGGGGCCGAGACGCCAGAGTATTGTGAGAATTTAAAACTAGCGAAGCCTGAACTGGGGCTTATTAAGGCGTTTGGCATTGATGGGGATGAAATTCCTCCAAGCGTTAGCGATTACGCAGATGTCGCGGATTATTTCTTGTTCGACACTAGAACCGCTAGCGTTGGGGGGAGTGGCAAAAAGTTCGATTGGGATGTGCTCAGAAGTTATAGAGGGGAGACGCCTTTTTTTTTGGCGGGCGGCATCGGAGATGCATCGGATGTCGCCAAGATTCGCCAGTTGCGGTGGAAGTTGCCTAGACTTCTCGGTATAGATATTAATAGTCGGGTGGAGCAGGAAGTAGGAATTAAATCTGTAAAAAAAGTTCGGGAAATTATCGAAGAGCTACGCAAATGA
- the trpB gene encoding tryptophan synthase subunit beta, which translates to MNYHCSEKGYFNGFGGAFVPEMLMPNVVELRENYLAIINHAGFQEEFSKLLADYVGRPTPLYFASRLSERFNTSIYIKREDLNHTGAHKINNTIGQALLAKRLGKRRIIAETGAGQHGVATATVCALLDLECVVYMGSVDIARQAPNVERMKMLGATVVPVESGSKTLKDATNQALRDWICNPKNTHYIIGSVVGPHPYPDMVARFQSVISKEIKQQLLEKTGRDRPDFVVACVGGGSNAMGAFYHFLEEKDVRLVGVEAAGEGIDTEHSAATTVLGSMGVLHGCKTLLMQTRDGQVKEAHSISAGLDYPGIGPQLAHLCKSGRVQFHNATDEEAIQAALLLTKIEGIIPALEAAHAFARLGDLGASSKDVVVINLSGRGDKDMAAYVKAIK; encoded by the coding sequence ATGAATTACCATTGTTCCGAGAAGGGATATTTCAACGGGTTTGGCGGCGCCTTTGTGCCAGAGATGCTGATGCCCAATGTCGTTGAGCTTAGAGAGAATTATTTAGCCATAATAAATCATGCGGGGTTCCAAGAGGAGTTTTCAAAACTCTTGGCCGACTACGTCGGCAGGCCGACGCCTCTTTATTTTGCTAGTCGACTTTCTGAAAGGTTTAATACTTCTATCTACATTAAGCGCGAAGACTTAAATCACACTGGTGCTCATAAGATTAACAACACGATTGGCCAGGCGTTGTTGGCAAAAAGGCTCGGCAAGCGGCGAATTATTGCCGAGACCGGTGCCGGTCAGCATGGCGTTGCAACGGCGACGGTTTGTGCGCTTTTGGATTTAGAATGCGTGGTTTACATGGGGAGCGTCGACATTGCGCGTCAAGCGCCTAATGTCGAGCGCATGAAAATGTTAGGCGCTACTGTCGTGCCAGTGGAGTCTGGAAGTAAAACGCTAAAGGACGCTACGAATCAAGCGCTGCGCGATTGGATTTGCAATCCGAAAAATACTCATTACATCATTGGCTCAGTTGTGGGCCCTCACCCATATCCAGATATGGTGGCGCGTTTTCAGTCCGTTATTAGCAAGGAGATAAAGCAGCAGTTGTTGGAAAAAACCGGGCGAGATCGTCCCGATTTCGTCGTTGCCTGCGTGGGTGGTGGAAGTAACGCAATGGGAGCGTTTTATCACTTTTTAGAAGAAAAAGATGTTAGACTGGTAGGAGTCGAAGCCGCTGGAGAAGGGATAGATACAGAGCATAGCGCGGCTACCACAGTACTTGGTTCTATGGGGGTGTTGCATGGGTGTAAGACTTTATTGATGCAAACTAGGGATGGTCAGGTTAAAGAGGCTCATAGCATATCTGCTGGCCTGGATTATCCAGGAATTGGACCACAGCTTGCTCATTTATGTAAAAGCGGAAGGGTTCAATTTCACAACGCAACTGATGAAGAAGCTATTCAGGCTGCACTTTTACTTACCAAGATTGAAGGTATTATACCAGCCCTCGAGGCAGCTCATGCATTTGCGAGACTTGGCGATCTGGGAGCGTCCAGCAAAGATGTAGTAGTGATTAATTTATCGGGTAGGGGCGATAAAGACATGGCCGCCTATGTCAAAGCCATAAAATGA
- a CDS encoding ATP-binding cassette domain-containing protein: MLKVEGVGRQFSPKFALRDISFSIDEAEVVGLVGAGGSGKSLLLKILGGVIAPEVGSVEYPFENGNIGFLFQEGALFDSMTVIENVAFPLLQRAKRAEREMCYRKAYDMLFSLGLSRATGKLPGELSGGMRRRVGIARALVAEPKLVLLDDPTGGLDPVTASVLMQLVKDLHKRYRPRIVMASHDIRRLIPNVDRIIAIFDGKLICNVRSVDILRDAPPRVIEFLKTRFCFSQQVANANGKLYHLQKGFL; the protein is encoded by the coding sequence ATGTTGAAGGTCGAGGGTGTAGGAAGGCAGTTTTCTCCAAAGTTTGCTCTGCGAGACATTTCATTTTCAATAGATGAGGCTGAAGTGGTGGGTTTGGTCGGTGCAGGTGGAAGTGGCAAGTCATTGTTGCTAAAGATTCTTGGTGGCGTCATTGCTCCTGAAGTCGGCTCAGTAGAGTATCCATTTGAGAATGGGAATATTGGATTTTTGTTTCAGGAGGGGGCTTTATTTGATTCGATGACGGTAATCGAAAATGTCGCGTTTCCCCTGTTGCAGAGGGCAAAAAGGGCTGAACGCGAAATGTGTTATCGCAAAGCCTATGACATGTTATTTAGTTTGGGGTTGTCTCGAGCTACTGGCAAGCTTCCGGGCGAGTTAAGTGGGGGAATGCGGCGCCGCGTCGGTATTGCGCGAGCGCTAGTAGCGGAACCTAAGCTGGTTCTTTTGGACGATCCCACTGGCGGCTTGGATCCGGTGACGGCCAGTGTTCTCATGCAGCTAGTCAAGGATTTGCACAAGCGTTATAGACCGCGCATTGTGATGGCAAGTCACGACATAAGGCGTTTAATTCCTAACGTTGATAGGATTATAGCTATCTTTGATGGAAAGCTTATTTGTAATGTTCGCAGCGTGGATATACTGAGAGATGCGCCGCCACGAGTGATAGAGTTCTTAAAGACGCGATTTTGTTTTTCGCAGCAAGTAGCAAATGCAAATGGGAAGTTATACCATTTACAAAAAGGATTTTTGTAA